Proteins co-encoded in one Populus trichocarpa isolate Nisqually-1 chromosome 10, P.trichocarpa_v4.1, whole genome shotgun sequence genomic window:
- the LOC7459988 gene encoding uncharacterized protein LOC7459988 has translation MDDTFANAQKDGLGKEDSLHSLSHDRELSGDHELDCSQSKSSRLTRRVNSHQYLHLKVKQLQRSKSCIKDSFLRSIHVLDNWIPKHIITIDEKYLRRCLEFIHASTSQAAPCNASMYLDWGNMGFFSDGLNIAKIGNKNTCSSAGFDFDCPLAGTGSVVISPAEQWIAGSIMGSKSMVNILKSPLLRRYGAYDGDANFEKVTSSDVKGSICYDFMNSPGGLSSYSPHKLDNGAQTPGSHKYESESLHKRFVSMSSTNSTCSDQSSSSLPAAVTQGTLQCTWKGGNPHFIFSLDDQKVVYVANFYNVNSADDKALEYVYLFHSRKGGQKEHMIHDKESRLVGQMNVSTSFSLCPNNCRIMEREFVLFGCYENLVGELQSSSHDLRKNKRLSSRVVEVFRTNNSFKKRTNSRFDGSGAILENSSWEPFQEREYNMDALGGANLLENHLPPNLELAAILVKNHLPEKRPEKTGGWGLNFLKNTAVTQAKDTMKSSVLSASCARDTGDCSTSIDILIPAGLHGGPRTRNGGPSSLIDRWRSGGYCDCGGWDLGCPLTVLKSRSANKEFSSSADMQGECKLINLFIQGSENGAPPLRMVNVHDGMYSVHFQSTLSALQTFSIALAFIHSQKVPHSNQNMYRS, from the exons ATGGATGACACATTTGCCAATGCTCAAAAAGATGGCCTGGGCAAAGAGGATTCATTGCATAGCTTAAGCCATGATAGAGAATTATCTGGTGACCACGAGCTGGATTGTTCCCAATCAAAATCTAGTAGGCTGACAAGAAGGGTAAATTCACATCAGTATCTGCATTTAAAAGTTAAGCAACTGCAACGCAGTAAAAGTTGCATCAAAGATTCGTTCCTTCGAAGCATTCATGTCTTAGACAATTGGATTCCAAAGCATATAATAACAATCGATGAGAAATATCTTCGTCGTTGCCTAGAATTCATACATGCCAGTACTTCTCAAGCGGCTCCATGCAACGCCTCTATGTACTTGGATTGGGGAAACATGGGTTTTTTCTCTGATGGCCTGAATATAGCTAAAATTGggaataaaaatacatgtagtTCGGCTGGGTTTGATTTTGACTGTCCATTGGCTGGGACCGGGAGTGTAGTCATTAGCCCTGCAGAACAGTGGATTGCTGGTTCAATCATGGGTAGCAAGAGCATGGTGAATATACTGAAGAGTCCTTTATTGCGCAGATATGGTGCATATGATGGTGATGCCAATTTTGAGAAAGTGACTTCCAGCGATGTTAAAGGATCAATATGTTACGATTTTATGAACTCTCCTGGTGGATTAAGTAGTTATTCACCACACAAGCTCGATAACGGAGCACAAACTCCAGGAAGCCATAAATATGAATCAGAGAGTTTGCACAAAAGGTTTGTTTCTATGTCGAGTACAAACTCTACTTGTTCTGATCAGTCCTCTTCTTCTCTCCCTGCTGCTGTTACTCAGGGGACGCTCCAGTGCACATGGAAGGGGGGAAACCCACATTTCATCTTCTCCTTAGACGATCAGAAGGTGGTCTACGTGGCCAACTTTTATAATGTTAATTCAGCAGATGATAAGGCTCTAGAGTACGTGTATTTATTCCATTCTAGAAAAGGTGGCCAAAAGGAACATATGATTCATGATAAAGAGTCTCGCCTTGTAGGTCAGATGAACGTATCAacttccttttctctttgcCCAAACAATTGTAGAATCATGGAGAGAGAATTTGTTTTGTTCGGTTGTTATGAAAATTTAGTGGGAGAGTTGCAAAGTTCAAGCCATGACCTCAGGAAGAACAAGAGATTGTCAAGCAGGGTGGTGGAAGTGTTCAGGACCAACAACTCATTCAAGAAGAGAACTAACTCCAGATTTGATGGATCTGGTGCAATACTGGAGAATTCTTCTTGGGAGCCTTTTCAAGAGAGAGAATACAACATGGACGCACTTGGTGGGGCCAATCTCTTAGAAAATCATCTTCCACCAAATCTTGAATTGGCGGCCATTTTGGTGAAAAATCATCTTCCTGAGAAGCGTCCAGAGAAGACTGGAGGTTGGGGTTTGAATTTTCTCAAGAACACGGCTGTAACGCAAGCCAAGGATACGATGAAATCCTCAGTACTTTCTGCCAGTTGTGCCCGAGATACCGGTGATTGCTCAACAAGCATTGATATTCTCATTCCAGCTGGTCTTCATGGAGGTCCAAGGACCAGAAATGGTGGTCCTTCCAGTCTTATTGATAGATGGAGATCAGGTGGGTACTGTGATTGTGGTGGCTGGGACCTAGGGTGTCCGTTAACAGTACTCAAAAGCAGATCAGCCAACAAGGAGTTTTCATCCTCAGCAGATATGCAGGGGGAGtgcaagttaattaatttgttcataCAG GGTTCAGAGAATGGTGCTCCCCCCTTGAGGATGGTGAATGTCCATGATGGCATGTATTCTGTGCATTTTCAGTCAACATTGTCAGCTCTGCAGACTTTCTCAATAGCATTGGCATTTATCCATAGCCAAAAAGTCCCGCACTCCAACCAGAATATGTACAGGAGTTAA